In the genome of Candidatus Korarchaeum sp., the window GTAATCTGAGAATTGTCTCTCTAGGGCCCCTTCTTCCTCTAATTTCTCCGCGAATGAGACTATATGCTCCCCTCTTATCCTGCCCTCATCCGGTAGGATCTCGGGTGAGTGAGGCACGTTTATACCAGCATCCAGCACTCCCTTCAAGGCTGCGTAGAGCCTCGATCCCTTCGTCGATGAGAACCTACCTATATCTAAGACAGCTTCCACGATACCGGCCTTCTTGGCCCTCATAGCTGCTAGATATCCAGTCAAATATGCTGCTGGGAGGTTCTTTCCTCCATATGGCCATCCATACTTCTCCAATTCCTTAGAGAAAGCGTAAGCTATCACTTCATCACCTCCCTCTCTGAACTTGACGAACTGCACTATTATATACCTATTCGTCCTCCTCACGACGACCCTCGGCTTCCTGCTCTTTAGAAGGGCTAATCTCTTCACATAATCTGTCTTTCCCTCCCTCCTCCTTCTGAACTTCACTTTATATCTACCGGATCTAGCCAAAGAGCTCACCCCCTAGTTACATGAGCCCTGAGCTGTGAGACGCTGTTGAAACTCGCTAGCTTATCATAAAGCTCCCTGTATTCCTTATTGCTTATCAATCCCTGTTCTTTCATCCTCCTCAGTTCCCTCCTCAATGCCCTTATCTTCCTAACCCATCTCCTCTTCCTCGGGAGCCTTG includes:
- a CDS encoding 50S ribosomal protein L18; amino-acid sequence: MARSGRYKVKFRRRREGKTDYVKRLALLKSRKPRVVVRRTNRYIIVQFVKFREGGDEVIAYAFSKELEKYGWPYGGKNLPAAYLTGYLAAMRAKKAGIVEAVLDIGRFSSTKGSRLYAALKGVLDAGINVPHSPEILPDEGRIRGEHIVSFAEKLEEEGALERQFSDYLRRGADPKGIPEAFESVLGRIAALSND